The Salegentibacter sp. Hel_I_6 region AACCTTTAATACGTTGAAATTCCGTGCAGCCTGGGGTCAATCTGGTGGTTTAGGAGCATTACCCGCTTTTAGTCGTTTTACCAACTTTACACCAGGCTCTATAAACGGGCAAAATAGTTTGATTCTAGGTACGCAGTTAGGTAATATTGATGCTTCTCCAGAGCGCCAATCTGAAACAGAAATTGGTTTTGATGCTGGTTTATTTAATGGAAGAATAGGTATTGAATTTACGTACTATCAGCAAGAAGTTTCAGATCTTCTGCTTAATAGAGAGTTGGCTCCATCAGCCGGTTTTGGATCGCGATTTGAGAGCGTTGGAACCCTGGAAAATTCAGGTGTTGAAATAATGCTAAGAGCAAACCCTATTAGAACCGATAATTTTAACTGGAATGTCTCTACAACCTATACCAGTAATGAAAATGAAATAACAAATGTGGCAGGGCAACAATTTGCTTTAGCTGGAAGTTTTTCTACTAATTATGTTATTGAAGGGGAGTCCTTAGGAGTTTTCAGAGGCTCATTTTATGAGAGAGATAATAGTGGAGAAATTGTGTTAGATGATGCCGGGTATCCGGTTCGTGGTACTAATGAAGATGGATCTACAGCAAAAGTAATTGGAGATCCAAACCCAGATTGGTTTGGCTCCCTTATAAATGAATTTTCTTATAAAAATTTCAATTTCCGATTCCAATTTGATGCTGTGCAGGGATTTGATGTTTTTAACTGGAATAGAAGATTACTAGATAATGTAATTTTTGGTGGAGGTTCTAATGTAGGAGAAGAACTGTTAGGAAATAGACCAAAAGCCTACGGTGGAGCACAGGCAGGAATCTTTGAAGAATTTGTAGAAGACGGTTCTTTTGTGAAGCTTAGAGAAGTCTCATTATCTTATACAATTAAAGATCCCATGAAGTATATAGATAATGTACGATTCAATTTAGTTGGAAGAAACCTTATCTCCTGGGATAATTATAGCGGATGGGATCCAGAAGTTAATACAGGAGGCCAGGGCAATGTAAGAGGATTTGATTTTGGAGCAGTGCCTATTCCAAGAACATATCAATTTGGAATTAACGTAAGCTTCTAATAATAAACACTGGAAAAATGAAAAATGTATATTTAAAACTATCACTAGTAAGCTTGCTAGTAATTATAAGCTGGTCCTGTGAAACCGACTTTGAAAATCCTAATCAAGCTACAGATGAGCAAACTTATTCTTCAAGAGAAGGTATTTTTGCTGCCAGCATCGGGATGCAGCAGTTATATTCTACTTCTGTTTTGCGTTGGAATATTGAAACTCCAGCAATAACTACCAGGGAGGCGGGCATTACCACTACCTTTCAGAATATGATTGAACTTGAGGATGGTGGAAATTCATTGCCTAATTTTAATGCAAATATTTCCGGTCTTTGGAGTACGAATTTGAGAATAATGAAAATTTCTGAAGAGTTGCAGACCAATATCCCTTCCTTAGACCTTGCTCCAGGGACTCAAAGTGGGCTTTTAGCATTTTCAAAACTTTTTAAAGCAATGGCAATAGGTAATTTGGCACAAAACTACGAACAAGTAATTGTGGAAACTGATCAAAATAGCAATGCTAACTTTGTAAGTAGGGCGGAAGGTTACGAATTTGCTATTGACCAGTTGACTGAGGCTTTGTCGTTATTAAATGCTAATCCTGTTTCCGATGAGTTTACCTCAGAAATTACTGCAGGAAATATTGATCTTTCAAATAGTATTCAGGCAATGATCGCAAGATATAGTTTATTTTCAGGAGATTATGAAACAGCTATTTCTGCAGCAAATAATGTAGATCAAAGTTCAATTTCTTTATTCCGTTACGATGCAATAAATCTTAATCCTATTTGGTCAAGAGTGTATTTAAATAATACCCCAAATTTTAAGCCCAGAGATAATTTTGGTCTTCCAGAAGAGTTTGTTTTTGATGAACAAGATGGACGAATAGATTTCTATTTAATTCCATTAGATGAAACCAATCAAAATGGACTACCTATCGAAGATCTTGCTGGATTTTTTGATGAGAATACCGAATCTATTCCTCTTTATATTCCAGATGAGATGAATTTAATCATAGCCGAAGCAAACCTAAGAAAAGATAGCCCGGATATTGATGCAGCAATTAATGCTTTGGATCGTGTACGCACAGATTCAGATGATCCTCTTGGTATAAATGCAAATTTGGCGCCTTATTCAGGAAGTAATGAAATTAGCGAAATTCTAATGGAAATTTATAAAAACAGAAGAGCAGAACTATTTTTAACCGGGTTGAGCCTGGAAGATAGTAGGCGTTTCAATCGCCCCGAGCCAAGTTTAAGCGTTGGTAATTATGATGAAGAGCGCAATAGAAATTTTTATCCTTATCCTGAAAGAGAGCGAAATAGTAATCCTAATACCCCAACAGATCCTCAAATTTAAAAATTTCAATTTTTTTTAAATTAAAATGGGTCTATGCTTTAAAAAGTATAGACCCATTTATTTAATTCGATATATTAATATCAAACTTCTCGCTATTTTCACCGAAAATTGTAACAATTTATAATTAAACAATGAATCCAAAGGCCCTAATTTTAGTTTTCATTCTCCTCCTAATTTACTCCTGTAAATCTACCAAAACCACTTCTGAAACTGTTCCTGAAGAAATTTTGGAAACTGAAAAAGAGGCCGAACCAGAAGAAGAAATTCCCGCAGAAGAAAGTTTAGAACAACAACAACCGGCAATTAAATTTTGGGAATCTAAAACCCCTAAAAACATCGAGGAATTCCGTGCAGCCTGGGTTGCAACCGTTGCCAATATCAACTGGCCCAGTAAACCCGGACTTTCAACCTCTGACCAACAAAAGGAAGCTCTTGAATTGCTCGACTTTTTGGAATCGCATAATTTTAACGCAGTAATCTTCCAGGTGCGTCCGCAGGCTGATGCCCTTTACGATAGTGAAATAGAACCCTGGTCTTACTACCTTACCGGAAAACAGGGAAAAGCGCCGGAACCTTATTACGATCCACTTAAATTTTGGGTGAATGCTGCTCATAAACGCGGATTAGAATTGCACGTTTGGTTAAATCCATACCGGGCACATCATACTTCTGGTAAAGAAATCAGTGAAAAGTCGGTTATAAAAACCAATCCAGATCTTGTGGTAGAATTGGAAAACGGCATGTGGTGGATGGACCCTGCTCAAAAAGGTACACAAGATCGCTCCAGCGATGTAGTGATGGATATCGTAAAACGTTACGATATAGACGGCGTTCATTTTGACGATTATTTTTATCCTTACGATTCTTACAATAACGGCAAAGATTTTCCCGACGATCTAAGTTGGAGAGCCTATCAAGCTGCAGGCGGTGAACTTTCCCGTGGCGATTGGCGTCGTGAAAGTGTAAACGTGTTCATCAAAAGAATTTATGAGGAAATTAAAGCGGAAAAACCACACGTGAAATTCGGCTTAAGTCCGTTTGGAATTTGGCGCCCTGGTTATCCTGAATCTGTTCAGGGGTATGACCAGTATGATAAATTATATGCAGATGCTAAACTGTGGTTAAATGAAGGCTGGATAGATTATTATACGCCGCAGCTGTACTGGAAAATAAGTCAGTTAGGACAAAGTTTCCCGGAGCTTTTGGGATGGTGGCAAAGTGAAAATACCAAACAGCGGCACTTATGGCCTGGAATGAATGTTGGTGGTGAAGGTGATCAAATGCATATTACCGAAGTGATCAACCAAATTATGATTACCCGCGGAATGCTTCCAGAAAGTAAAGGTGCTGTGCACTGGAGTATTGCTCCGTTATTGCAATATGAAGAACTGGCAAAAGCTATAAAAGAAGGTCCGTATAAAAAGAAAATGCTGGTTCCGCCAAGTCCGTGGTTAGATAATACCCCTCCAGAAATTCCTAATGTTACCGCCAATGAAAATCGTGATAAAATTGAAATTACCTGGGGATTAGAAAATGATTCCGATATTAAACAATGGGTAGTTTACTTTAAATACGAAACCGGAAATTGGGATTATAAGATTTTAAATTCAGAAAAAAGAAGTCAGGATTTACAAAAGGAAGTAGGAGAGAAGAAGCGAAAACTTCAGAAGATTGGAGTTACTGCCGTAGATAGAACTGGTAACCAGAGCGAATTTATAGAAATTGAGATAAAGTAATAACTTATGAGCCCTATCCTCGTTTTTGGTGTTATCGCCGGTTATTTCGCGCTGCTAATGGCAATTAGCCATTTTACCTCAAAACAGGCCGATAACAATACTTTTTTTACCGCAAACCGGCAATCTCCCTGGTTTCTGGTAGCCTATGGAATGGTTGGCGCCACTTTATCTGGAGTGACTTTCATTTCTGTTCCAGGGGAAGTTGGAAATTCCAACTGGACCTACTTGCAGTTTGTCATGGGAAATATGGTGGGCTATGCTGTGATTGCATTGGTTTTAATTCCGCTTTTTTATAAACTGAAATTAATTTCCATCTATGAATATTTAAAAGACAGGTTTGGGCAGAATTCTTATTACACCGGGGCCTCATTTTTTCTTATTTCGCAAACTGTAGGCGCTTCATTTAGATTGTTTCTAGCGGCCTTGGTACTGCAAATCGCATTTTTTGATGCTTTCGGAATTCCATTTTGGGTTACGGTTTTAATCACCATTGCTTTAATTTGGATCTACACCTTTCGAGGCGGAATTAAAACAATAGTCTGGACAGACACCCTTCAGACCACATTCTTATTGTTGGCGGTTGTGATTAGTATTTTTATGATCGTAGACCAAATGGAACTAACATTTACTGATGTTTTTGCCACAGTGTCTAACAGTGAAATGTCCACAATTTTTGACTGGGATTGGCGCTCCAATAATGCATTTTTCAAGAGTTTTCTTGCAGGAATATTTATTACTATCGCAATGAACGGACTTGACCAAAATGTGATGCAAAAGAACCTGACCTGCAAGAATAAAGGAGAAGCACAAAAGAATATTTTCTGGTTTTCTATCGTATTTTTCTTCTCTACAATGCTGTTTTTAGCCCTTGGTGTTTTGCTTTACAAATTCGCAATAGATCAGGGCATCGCCATTCCCGAAAGAACAGATGATCTTTACCCATTACTCGCATTAAATCACTTCGGAATTCTTGCCGGAATTGTTTTTCTATTAGGAATTATAGCCGCCGCATTTTCCAGCGCAGATTCAGCTTTAACAGCGTTAACTACATCTTTTTGTGTAGATATTTTAGATATTCAGAAGAAGGAAAAAAATCAGAAGAAGACAAGATTATTGGTTCATATAGGGTTTACAATTTTGATGTTTCTAGTAATTATAATCTTTAATTCGCTAAATGATAGCAGCGTGGTAAGCGCCGTCTTTAAGGTAGCCGGTTTTACTTACGGCCCCTTATTGGGCTTATTTGCTTACGGGTTATTGAGTAAAAACCCGGTTCGTGATAAATGGGTGCCTTTGGTATGTATTTTAGCGCCTATAATTTCAGTAATTTTAGATTTCAATTCTGAAAGCTGGTTTGGGGGTTATCAATTCGGATTTGAGATTTTGTTGGTCAATGCGGCAATCACGATGTTAGGGCTTTTCGCGATCTATAAAGCTAAAGTTGAAACCTTTTAACTGAATAATTTTCTGAAAATATGCAGCTAAAATTTTATCCATATAATCTCGAATTAAAAAACACCTTTACCATAAGTCACGGTTCACGTGATGTTCAGCCAACTCTAATCGTTGCTTTAAGCGATCGAGGATTTACCGGTTATGGAGAAGCTACAGCAACTTCGTATTATGGGGTTAGTGTTGAAAAAATGCAGGCAGATATTCTTAAAATTGAAAGCTTAATTGCTGAAAATATTCTGCTGGAACCCGAAGAACTTTGGGAATTAACGTATCCGCATTTAAAAGAAAATCCATTTGCACTATGTGCCCTGGATATCGCCATGCACGATCTTCACGGAAAAAGAAATCAGCAACCGCTTTATCAATTATGGGGTTTAAATTTAAAAAGTATTCCACTTACTAATTATACTATTGGAATTGATTCCGTAGAACAAATGGTACAGAAAATCAAAGAATTTCCCTGGCCACTCTATAAGATCAAACTTGGAACTGAAGATGACGTTGCGATTGTAAAAGAATTACGAAAACATACAAATTCAGTTTTCAGGGTAGATGCCAATGCCGCGTGGACAGCAGATCAAGCCGTAGAAAACGCCAAAGCTTTAAAAGAATTAAATGTTGAATTTTTAGAGCAGCCTTTAAAAGCAAATGATTGGGAAGGCATGCAAAAGCTTTACAGAGAGTCTGTTTTGCCACTTATTGCAGATGAAAGTTGTATTGAAGAAAGCGATGTTGAAAAGTGCGCCGGTTATTTCCACGGAATTAACATCAAGCTCACCAAGTGTGGCGGGCTAACCCCCGGAAAAAGAATGATTTTAAAAGGAAAATCCCTTGGTTTAAAAGTCATGGTAGGGTGTATGACCGAATCTACCGTTGGAATTTCAGCAATTGCACAATTATTGCCACTTTTGGATTATGTAGACATGGACGGCGGACTTTTAATTAAAAACGATGTAGCTGATGGTGTAAAAGTGTATGATGAAAAAGTACATTTCCCTGAAAGAAACGGCACCGGGGTAGAATTATACGAAAAATAGAAAAATCACGTCATTCTGAACTCGTTTCAGAATCTAAGCTTCTTAAAAAGTAAAAATAATTACCAATGAAACTAATTAGAAAATCTTATTTACCCTTTCTGTTAACACTTTTCTTATTTACTTCCTGCCAGGAAAAGGAAGAAAAAGAAGAAGAAAATCCGCTTGAAAATCATATTGCTGAGGTAAAAAAAGAATACGCCCCAGATGGTCGGGTAGCGCTTTTTGAAGTTGAAGCCGAAAAAAATGGGGATTCCTACATGTTAAAAGGGGAATCCAACGATCCTGAAGCGGTTGCGGCTTTAAAAGAGAAGTTGCAGTCAGAAAACATCAAATTTACCGATAGCATCCAGGTGCTTCCTGATACCGAAGGTTTAGAAAATAAGGTTCACGGGGTGGTAAAGATTTCCGTAGCTAATCTAAGGGATGAGCCAAAACACTCTGCACAATTGGTTACTCAGGCAACGCTGGGAATGCCGGTAAAAGTTTATAAAAAAGAAGGAAGTTGGTATTATATTCAAACTCCAGAAGGTTACCTGGCCTGGGTAGATTACGGTGGAATTGAGAATATGAACGAAGAGGAATTCTCTAACTGGAAATCTCAGGAAAAACTAATCTTCACTGAACCTACCGGAAATTCCTATTCAGAAGCAGATTCCGATTCTCAAACGGTTTCAGATCTTGTGGCCGGCAACATTTTAGAGCTTATAAGCGAGGAAAATAATTTTTACACGGTAGAATATCCAAATGGAAAGAAAGCCTTTGTAGAGAAAGCCTATGCGCAGCCTTATAAGGATTGGCTGACTTCTTTAGATCAAACTGAAGAAGATTTGGTTGCGACTTC contains the following coding sequences:
- a CDS encoding dipeptide epimerase; translation: MQLKFYPYNLELKNTFTISHGSRDVQPTLIVALSDRGFTGYGEATATSYYGVSVEKMQADILKIESLIAENILLEPEELWELTYPHLKENPFALCALDIAMHDLHGKRNQQPLYQLWGLNLKSIPLTNYTIGIDSVEQMVQKIKEFPWPLYKIKLGTEDDVAIVKELRKHTNSVFRVDANAAWTADQAVENAKALKELNVEFLEQPLKANDWEGMQKLYRESVLPLIADESCIEESDVEKCAGYFHGINIKLTKCGGLTPGKRMILKGKSLGLKVMVGCMTESTVGISAIAQLLPLLDYVDMDGGLLIKNDVADGVKVYDEKVHFPERNGTGVELYEK
- a CDS encoding C40 family peptidase — translated: MKLIRKSYLPFLLTLFLFTSCQEKEEKEEENPLENHIAEVKKEYAPDGRVALFEVEAEKNGDSYMLKGESNDPEAVAALKEKLQSENIKFTDSIQVLPDTEGLENKVHGVVKISVANLRDEPKHSAQLVTQATLGMPVKVYKKEGSWYYIQTPEGYLAWVDYGGIENMNEEEFSNWKSQEKLIFTEPTGNSYSEADSDSQTVSDLVAGNILELISEENNFYTVEYPNGKKAFVEKAYAQPYKDWLTSLDQTEEDLVATSYKLMGLPYLWGGTSPKGVDCSGYTKTIFFLNGMVIPRDASQQIHTGDVVDTDKNFENLEKGDLLFFGRPATDSTSERVIHVGMWIGDNKFIHSMGEVHISNFDTEAEDFDEYNYNRYLRTKRILNKEDKGLIYLKNTDLFTTAEAKEVKM
- a CDS encoding RagB/SusD family nutrient uptake outer membrane protein is translated as MKNVYLKLSLVSLLVIISWSCETDFENPNQATDEQTYSSREGIFAASIGMQQLYSTSVLRWNIETPAITTREAGITTTFQNMIELEDGGNSLPNFNANISGLWSTNLRIMKISEELQTNIPSLDLAPGTQSGLLAFSKLFKAMAIGNLAQNYEQVIVETDQNSNANFVSRAEGYEFAIDQLTEALSLLNANPVSDEFTSEITAGNIDLSNSIQAMIARYSLFSGDYETAISAANNVDQSSISLFRYDAINLNPIWSRVYLNNTPNFKPRDNFGLPEEFVFDEQDGRIDFYLIPLDETNQNGLPIEDLAGFFDENTESIPLYIPDEMNLIIAEANLRKDSPDIDAAINALDRVRTDSDDPLGINANLAPYSGSNEISEILMEIYKNRRAELFLTGLSLEDSRRFNRPEPSLSVGNYDEERNRNFYPYPERERNSNPNTPTDPQI
- a CDS encoding glycoside hydrolase family 10 protein; protein product: MNPKALILVFILLLIYSCKSTKTTSETVPEEILETEKEAEPEEEIPAEESLEQQQPAIKFWESKTPKNIEEFRAAWVATVANINWPSKPGLSTSDQQKEALELLDFLESHNFNAVIFQVRPQADALYDSEIEPWSYYLTGKQGKAPEPYYDPLKFWVNAAHKRGLELHVWLNPYRAHHTSGKEISEKSVIKTNPDLVVELENGMWWMDPAQKGTQDRSSDVVMDIVKRYDIDGVHFDDYFYPYDSYNNGKDFPDDLSWRAYQAAGGELSRGDWRRESVNVFIKRIYEEIKAEKPHVKFGLSPFGIWRPGYPESVQGYDQYDKLYADAKLWLNEGWIDYYTPQLYWKISQLGQSFPELLGWWQSENTKQRHLWPGMNVGGEGDQMHITEVINQIMITRGMLPESKGAVHWSIAPLLQYEELAKAIKEGPYKKKMLVPPSPWLDNTPPEIPNVTANENRDKIEITWGLENDSDIKQWVVYFKYETGNWDYKILNSEKRSQDLQKEVGEKKRKLQKIGVTAVDRTGNQSEFIEIEIK
- a CDS encoding sodium:solute symporter translates to MSPILVFGVIAGYFALLMAISHFTSKQADNNTFFTANRQSPWFLVAYGMVGATLSGVTFISVPGEVGNSNWTYLQFVMGNMVGYAVIALVLIPLFYKLKLISIYEYLKDRFGQNSYYTGASFFLISQTVGASFRLFLAALVLQIAFFDAFGIPFWVTVLITIALIWIYTFRGGIKTIVWTDTLQTTFLLLAVVISIFMIVDQMELTFTDVFATVSNSEMSTIFDWDWRSNNAFFKSFLAGIFITIAMNGLDQNVMQKNLTCKNKGEAQKNIFWFSIVFFFSTMLFLALGVLLYKFAIDQGIAIPERTDDLYPLLALNHFGILAGIVFLLGIIAAAFSSADSALTALTTSFCVDILDIQKKEKNQKKTRLLVHIGFTILMFLVIIIFNSLNDSSVVSAVFKVAGFTYGPLLGLFAYGLLSKNPVRDKWVPLVCILAPIISVILDFNSESWFGGYQFGFEILLVNAAITMLGLFAIYKAKVETF